A DNA window from Phragmites australis chromosome 11, lpPhrAust1.1, whole genome shotgun sequence contains the following coding sequences:
- the LOC133884769 gene encoding diacylglycerol O-acyltransferase 1-1 isoform X1, giving the protein MADSDGSDAHAPPAVHRLPPRPAQGGGGAAAEGFAAALRRRLSSGAAAAARASFAADSGDESGSGEPSSSSSRRRDSGGDTSSAGGGRGGGADFASFTFRAAAPVHHKAKESPLSSDAIFKQSHAGLFNLCIVVLVAVNSRLIIENLMKYGLLIRAGFWFNAKSLRDWPLLMCCLTLPAFPLGAFAVEKLAFNNLITDAVATCLHVILTTAEIVYPVLVILLCDSAVLSGFLLMFIACIVWLKLVSFAHTNHDIRKFITCGKKVDNGLSTADVDGLHAPTLGSLIYFMMAPTLCYQASYPRTQYIRKSWLVRQIILYLIFTGVQGFIIEQYINPIVVNSQHPLKGGLLNAVETVLKLSLPNVYLWLCMFYCFFHLWLNILAEILRFGDREFYKDWWNAKTIDEYWRKWNMPVHKWIVRHIYFPCMRNGISKEVAVFISFFVSAVLHELCVAVPCRILKFWAFLGIMLQIPLIILTSYLKNKFRDTMVGNMIFWFFFCIYGQPMCVLLYYHDVMNRIEKTR; this is encoded by the exons ATGGCGGACTCCGACGGCAGCGACGCACACGCGCCGCCGGCCGTCCACCGCCTCCCGCCGCGACCCGCCCAAGGGGGCGGGGGCGCCGCTGCGGAGGGCTTCGCGGCCGCGCTGCGCCGCCGGCTCAGCTccggcgccgcggcggccgcgcgcgcCAGCTTCGCAGCCGACTCCGGGGACGAGTCCGGCTCCGGCgagccctcctcctcctcgtcccgcCGCCGCGACTCCGGCGGGGACACCTCGTCCGCTGGTGGTGGCCGCGGAGGGGGCGCAGACTTCGCCTCGTTCACCTTCCGCGCGGCGGCGCCGGTGCACCATAAGGCCAAGGAGAGTCCCCTGAGCTCCGACGCCATCTTCAAGCAG AGTCATGCAGGCCTTTTCAACCTGTGCATTGTTGTTCTGGTGGCAGTAAACAGCAGGCTTATTATCGAGAACTTAATGAAG TATGGCTTATTAATAAGAGCTGGCTTTTGGTTTAATGCTAAATCGTTGCGAGACTGGCCATTGCTAATGTGTTG cctTACTCTACCTGCCTTCCCCCTTGGTGCATTTGCTGTCGAAAAGCTGGCTTTCAACAATCTTATTACTGATGCT GTTGCTACCTGCCTTCATGTCATTCTTACAACGGCTGAAATTGTATATCCAGTGCTTGTGATCCTTTT GTGTGATTCTGCAGTTTTGTCAGGCTTTCTGTTGATGTTTATTGCCTGCATTGTTTGGCTGAAGCTTGTATCTTTTGCACACACAAACCATGATATAAGGAAATTTATCACATGTGGCAAGAAG GTTGACAATGGACTCAGCACAGCTGACGTTGATGGTTTACATGCTCCAACCTTAGGGAGTCTAATATACTTCATGATGGCGCCAACACTTTGTTATCAG GCAAGCTATCCTCGAACTCAATATATTAGAAAAAGTTGGCTAGTTCGTCAAATTATTCTGTACTTGATATTTACTGGTGTACAAGGATTCATTATTGAACAA TACATAAATCCAATTGTTGTGAACTCTCAACATCCACTGAAGGGAGGACTATTGAATGCTGTAGAGACTGTCTTGAAGCTCTCATTACCAAATGTTTACTTGTGGCTTTGCATGTTCTATTGCTTTTTCCATCTATG GTTAAATATACTTGCTGAGATTCTTCGATTTGGTGATCGTGAATTCTACAAAGACTGGTGGAATGCAAAAACAATTGATGAG TATTGGAGAAAATGGAACATG CCTGTGCATAAATGGATTGTTCGTCATATATACTTTCCTTGCATGCGAAATGGTATATCAAAG GAAGTTGCTGTTTTTATATCATTCTTTGTTTCTGCTGTACTCCATGAG CTATGTGTTGCTGTTCCCTGTCGCATACTCAAGTTCTGGGCTTTCTTAGGAATCATGCTGCAG ATTCCCCTAATCATATTGACATCATACCTGAAAAATAAATTCAGAGACACAATG GTTGGAAACATGAtcttttggttctttttttGCATCTACGGGCAGCCTATGTGCGTTCTCTTGTATTACCATGATGTGATGAACAGGATTGAAAAGACAAGATAA
- the LOC133884769 gene encoding diacylglycerol O-acyltransferase 1-1 isoform X3 produces MADSDGSDAHAPPAVHRLPPRPAQGGGGAAAEGFAAALRRRLSSGAAAAARASFAADSGDESGSGEPSSSSSRRRDSGGDTSSAGGGRGGGADFASFTFRAAAPVHHKAKESPLSSDAIFKQSHAGLFNLCIVVLVAVNSRLIIENLMKYGLLIRAGFWFNAKSLRDWPLLMCCLTLPAFPLGAFAVEKLAFNNLITDAVATCLHVILTTAEIVYPVLVILLCDSAVLSGFLLMFIACIVWLKLVSFAHTNHDIRKFITCGKKVDNGLSTADVDGLHAPTLGSLIYFMMAPTLCYQASYPRTQYIRKSWLVRQIILYLIFTGVQGFIIEQYINPIVVNSQHPLKGGLLNAVETVLKLSLPNVYLWLCMFYCFFHLWLNILAEILRFGDREFYKDWWNAKTIDEYWRKWNMPVHKWIVRHIYFPCMRNGISKEVAVFISFFVSAVLHECCLDKHLLFMSFNNSCSAYIEQIMIL; encoded by the exons ATGGCGGACTCCGACGGCAGCGACGCACACGCGCCGCCGGCCGTCCACCGCCTCCCGCCGCGACCCGCCCAAGGGGGCGGGGGCGCCGCTGCGGAGGGCTTCGCGGCCGCGCTGCGCCGCCGGCTCAGCTccggcgccgcggcggccgcgcgcgcCAGCTTCGCAGCCGACTCCGGGGACGAGTCCGGCTCCGGCgagccctcctcctcctcgtcccgcCGCCGCGACTCCGGCGGGGACACCTCGTCCGCTGGTGGTGGCCGCGGAGGGGGCGCAGACTTCGCCTCGTTCACCTTCCGCGCGGCGGCGCCGGTGCACCATAAGGCCAAGGAGAGTCCCCTGAGCTCCGACGCCATCTTCAAGCAG AGTCATGCAGGCCTTTTCAACCTGTGCATTGTTGTTCTGGTGGCAGTAAACAGCAGGCTTATTATCGAGAACTTAATGAAG TATGGCTTATTAATAAGAGCTGGCTTTTGGTTTAATGCTAAATCGTTGCGAGACTGGCCATTGCTAATGTGTTG cctTACTCTACCTGCCTTCCCCCTTGGTGCATTTGCTGTCGAAAAGCTGGCTTTCAACAATCTTATTACTGATGCT GTTGCTACCTGCCTTCATGTCATTCTTACAACGGCTGAAATTGTATATCCAGTGCTTGTGATCCTTTT GTGTGATTCTGCAGTTTTGTCAGGCTTTCTGTTGATGTTTATTGCCTGCATTGTTTGGCTGAAGCTTGTATCTTTTGCACACACAAACCATGATATAAGGAAATTTATCACATGTGGCAAGAAG GTTGACAATGGACTCAGCACAGCTGACGTTGATGGTTTACATGCTCCAACCTTAGGGAGTCTAATATACTTCATGATGGCGCCAACACTTTGTTATCAG GCAAGCTATCCTCGAACTCAATATATTAGAAAAAGTTGGCTAGTTCGTCAAATTATTCTGTACTTGATATTTACTGGTGTACAAGGATTCATTATTGAACAA TACATAAATCCAATTGTTGTGAACTCTCAACATCCACTGAAGGGAGGACTATTGAATGCTGTAGAGACTGTCTTGAAGCTCTCATTACCAAATGTTTACTTGTGGCTTTGCATGTTCTATTGCTTTTTCCATCTATG GTTAAATATACTTGCTGAGATTCTTCGATTTGGTGATCGTGAATTCTACAAAGACTGGTGGAATGCAAAAACAATTGATGAG TATTGGAGAAAATGGAACATG CCTGTGCATAAATGGATTGTTCGTCATATATACTTTCCTTGCATGCGAAATGGTATATCAAAG GAAGTTGCTGTTTTTATATCATTCTTTGTTTCTGCTGTACTCCATGAG TGTTGCTTGGATAAACATTTGCTCTTTATGTCATTCAATAATTCTTGTTCAGCATATATTGAGCAAATTATGATATTATAA
- the LOC133884769 gene encoding diacylglycerol O-acyltransferase 1-1 isoform X2, with the protein MADSDGSDAHAPPAVHRLPPRPAQGGGGAAAEGFAAALRRRLSSGAAAAARASFAADSGDESGSGEPSSSSSRRRDSGGDTSSAGGGRGGGADFASFTFRAAAPVHHKAKESPLSSDAIFKQSHAGLFNLCIVVLVAVNSRLIIENLMKYGLLIRAGFWFNAKSLRDWPLLMCCLPAFPLGAFAVEKLAFNNLITDAVATCLHVILTTAEIVYPVLVILLCDSAVLSGFLLMFIACIVWLKLVSFAHTNHDIRKFITCGKKVDNGLSTADVDGLHAPTLGSLIYFMMAPTLCYQASYPRTQYIRKSWLVRQIILYLIFTGVQGFIIEQYINPIVVNSQHPLKGGLLNAVETVLKLSLPNVYLWLCMFYCFFHLWLNILAEILRFGDREFYKDWWNAKTIDEYWRKWNMPVHKWIVRHIYFPCMRNGISKEVAVFISFFVSAVLHELCVAVPCRILKFWAFLGIMLQIPLIILTSYLKNKFRDTMVGNMIFWFFFCIYGQPMCVLLYYHDVMNRIEKTR; encoded by the exons ATGGCGGACTCCGACGGCAGCGACGCACACGCGCCGCCGGCCGTCCACCGCCTCCCGCCGCGACCCGCCCAAGGGGGCGGGGGCGCCGCTGCGGAGGGCTTCGCGGCCGCGCTGCGCCGCCGGCTCAGCTccggcgccgcggcggccgcgcgcgcCAGCTTCGCAGCCGACTCCGGGGACGAGTCCGGCTCCGGCgagccctcctcctcctcgtcccgcCGCCGCGACTCCGGCGGGGACACCTCGTCCGCTGGTGGTGGCCGCGGAGGGGGCGCAGACTTCGCCTCGTTCACCTTCCGCGCGGCGGCGCCGGTGCACCATAAGGCCAAGGAGAGTCCCCTGAGCTCCGACGCCATCTTCAAGCAG AGTCATGCAGGCCTTTTCAACCTGTGCATTGTTGTTCTGGTGGCAGTAAACAGCAGGCTTATTATCGAGAACTTAATGAAG TATGGCTTATTAATAAGAGCTGGCTTTTGGTTTAATGCTAAATCGTTGCGAGACTGGCCATTGCTAATGTGTTG TCTACCTGCCTTCCCCCTTGGTGCATTTGCTGTCGAAAAGCTGGCTTTCAACAATCTTATTACTGATGCT GTTGCTACCTGCCTTCATGTCATTCTTACAACGGCTGAAATTGTATATCCAGTGCTTGTGATCCTTTT GTGTGATTCTGCAGTTTTGTCAGGCTTTCTGTTGATGTTTATTGCCTGCATTGTTTGGCTGAAGCTTGTATCTTTTGCACACACAAACCATGATATAAGGAAATTTATCACATGTGGCAAGAAG GTTGACAATGGACTCAGCACAGCTGACGTTGATGGTTTACATGCTCCAACCTTAGGGAGTCTAATATACTTCATGATGGCGCCAACACTTTGTTATCAG GCAAGCTATCCTCGAACTCAATATATTAGAAAAAGTTGGCTAGTTCGTCAAATTATTCTGTACTTGATATTTACTGGTGTACAAGGATTCATTATTGAACAA TACATAAATCCAATTGTTGTGAACTCTCAACATCCACTGAAGGGAGGACTATTGAATGCTGTAGAGACTGTCTTGAAGCTCTCATTACCAAATGTTTACTTGTGGCTTTGCATGTTCTATTGCTTTTTCCATCTATG GTTAAATATACTTGCTGAGATTCTTCGATTTGGTGATCGTGAATTCTACAAAGACTGGTGGAATGCAAAAACAATTGATGAG TATTGGAGAAAATGGAACATG CCTGTGCATAAATGGATTGTTCGTCATATATACTTTCCTTGCATGCGAAATGGTATATCAAAG GAAGTTGCTGTTTTTATATCATTCTTTGTTTCTGCTGTACTCCATGAG CTATGTGTTGCTGTTCCCTGTCGCATACTCAAGTTCTGGGCTTTCTTAGGAATCATGCTGCAG ATTCCCCTAATCATATTGACATCATACCTGAAAAATAAATTCAGAGACACAATG GTTGGAAACATGAtcttttggttctttttttGCATCTACGGGCAGCCTATGTGCGTTCTCTTGTATTACCATGATGTGATGAACAGGATTGAAAAGACAAGATAA